In Aegilops tauschii subsp. strangulata cultivar AL8/78 chromosome 3, Aet v6.0, whole genome shotgun sequence, one genomic interval encodes:
- the LOC109778647 gene encoding uncharacterized protein isoform X2: MASARLVALAALAVVCRSLLGLASAADDGEVRALLELKAALDPTGRLLPSWAPGRDPCARGGFEGVACDGSGAVANVSLQGKGLAGTLSPAVAGLRALTGLYLHYNALRGGVPRELARLTRLTDVYLNVNNLSGPIPAEIGAMASLQVLQLCYNQLTGSIPTQLGLPNRLTVLALQSNHLNGAIPASLGDLPELRRLDLSFNHLFGSIPVRLARLPQLAALDVRNNSLTGSVPSELAKLEGGFQYGNNSDLCGTGLPDLRPCTPADLIDPDRPQPFSAGIAPQITPDGARGHCSGTHCPPSTKALAAVVVVAVILLAATAAGLLAFSWHRWRKQRTAAGAPPMTTVGGRCSTEGEANKESFCKSASSTLVSLEYSNGWDPLADGRSGVGFSHEVSPSLRFNMEEVESATQYFSELNLLGKKNSKSKGGAGSSFAATYRGTLRDGTPVVVTRLGKTCCKQEEAEFLKGLKLLAELQHDNIVGLRGFCCSRARGECFLVHDFVPNGSLSHFLDVAGEDGGGGALGHGGRVLEWSTRVSIIKGIAKEARLRIDVYFTGIGYLHSTRANKPPLVHQNISADKVLVDYTYKPLISGSGLHKLLVDDLVFSTLKASAAMGYLAPEYTTVGRFSEKSDVYAFGVIVFQILAGKSKTMQLPFESGNVHDLIDGNMKGCYSATEAAKLAKIALVCTSENPEQRPNMEELLQELDTL; encoded by the exons ATGGCCTCCGCCCGCCTCGTAGCCCTCGCGGCATTGGCAGTCGTGTGCCGCTCTCTGCTGGGCCTGGCCTCCGCGGCGGACGACGGAGAGGTGCGGGCGCTGCTGGAGCTCAAGGCGGCGCTGGACCCGACGGGGCGCCTGCTGCCGTCGTGGGCGCCCGGGCGGGACCCTTGTGCCCGGGGCGGGTTCGAGGGCGTTGCGTGCGACGGCAGCGGCGCCGTCGCCAACGTCTCGCTGCAGGGGAAGGGCCTGGCCGGGACGCTCTCCCCGGCCGTCGCCGGCCTCCGCGCGCTCACCGGCCTATACCTCCACTACAACGCGCTCCGCGGCGGCGTGCCCCGGGAGCTCGCCAGGCTCACACGGCTCACCGATGTCTACCTCAACGTCAACAACTTGTCCGGGCCCATCCCGGCCGAGATCGGCGCCATGGCCTCGCTGCAAG TGCTGCAGCTGTGCTACAATCAGCTGACCGGGAGCATCCCCACGCAGCTGGGGCTACCGAACAGGCTCACCGTGTTGGCTCTGCAGTCCAACCACCTGAACGGCGCCATCCCTGCCAGCCTCGGCGACCTGCCGGAGCTGAGGCGGCTGGACTTGAGCTTCAACCACCTCTTCGGCTCCATCCCAGTGAGGCTGGCCAGGCTGCCTCAGCTCGCCGCTCTCGATGTTAGGAACAACTCGCTCACCGGCAGCGTGCCCTCCG AACTGGCCAAGCTGGAGGGTGGATTCCAGTACGGGAACAACAGTGATCTGTGCGGCACCGGGCTCCCCGATCTCCGTCCGTGCACTCCGGCGGACCTCATCGACCCCGACAGGCCCCAGCCGTTCAGCGCTGGTATCGCGCCGCAGATCACGCCGGACGGGGCCCGCGGGCATTGCAGCGGCACCCACTGCCCCCCTTCCACCAAGGCGCTCGCGGCCGTCGTCGTTGTAGCGGTGATCCTTCTGGCGGCGACAGCGGCCGGTCTCTTGGCCTTCTCGTGGCACAGGTGGCGCAAGCAGAGGACGGCCGCAGGCGCACCTCCGATGACCACCGTGGGCGGCCGGTGCAGCACCGAGGGCGAGGCGAACAAGGAATCGTTCTGCAAGAGCGCGTCGTCAACGCTGGTGAGTCTGGAGTACTCCAACGGCTGGGACCCGCTGGCCGACGGGCGGAGCGGCGTCGGGTTCTCGCATGAGGTGTCCCCGAGCCTCCGGTTCAACATGGAGGAGGTGGAGTCGGCGACGCAGTACTTCTCGGAGCTGAATCTCCTGGGAAAGAAAAATTCCAAGTCCAAGGGTGGCGCCGGAAGCAGCTTCGCGGCCACGTACAGGGGCACGCTGCGCGACGGCACGCCCGTCGTGGTCACCCGGCTGGGCAAGACCTGCTGCaagcaggaggaggcggagtTCCTCAAGGGCCTCAAGCTGCTCGCCGAGCTCCAGCACGACAACATCGTGGGGCTGAGAGGGTTCTGCTGCTCCAGGGCCAGGGGAGAGTGCTTCCTGGTGCACGACTTCGTGCCCAACGGGAGCCTGTCACACTTCTTGGACGTTGCAGGagaagacggcggcggcggtgctctcGGCCATGGCGGGCGCGTCCTTGAATGGTCCACGAGGGTGTCCATCATCAAGGGCATTGCTAAAG AAGCAAGGTTACGTATCGATGTTTACTTCACAGGAATTGGATATCTGCACAGTACTAGAGCAAACAAGCCCCCTCTGGTTCACCAAAACATATCGGCGGACAAAGTTCTGGTGGATTACACCTACAAGCCCCTGATTTCTGGTTCCGGCCTGCACAAGCTCCTTGTGGACGACCTGGTCTTCTCGACCCTCAAGGCTAGCGCCGCCATGGGGTACCTTGCCCCTGAGTACACCACCGTCGGCCGGTTCTCGGAGAAGAGCGATGTTTATGCTTTCGGGGTAATTGTGTTTCAGATACTGGCGGGTAAAAGTAAAACGATGCAGCTGCCCTTCGAGTCAGGAAACGTCCATGACCTCATCGATGGCAACATGAAAGGATGTTACTCGGCAACCGAAGCGGCTAAACTGGCAAAGATTGCATTGGTCTGCACCAGTGAAAACCCTGAGCAAAGACCCAACATGGAAGAGCTGCTTCAAGAATTGGACACCTTGTGA
- the LOC109778647 gene encoding uncharacterized protein isoform X1 produces MASARLVALAALAVVCRSLLGLASAADDGEVRALLELKAALDPTGRLLPSWAPGRDPCARGGFEGVACDGSGAVANVSLQGKGLAGTLSPAVAGLRALTGLYLHYNALRGGVPRELARLTRLTDVYLNVNNLSGPIPAEIGAMASLQVLQLCYNQLTGSIPTQLGLPNRLTVLALQSNHLNGAIPASLGDLPELRRLDLSFNHLFGSIPVRLARLPQLAALDVRNNSLTGSVPSELAKLEGGFQYGNNSDLCGTGLPDLRPCTPADLIDPDRPQPFSAGIAPQITPDGARGHCSGTHCPPSTKALAAVVVVAVILLAATAAGLLAFSWHRWRKQRTAAGAPPMTTVGGRCSTEGEANKESFCKSASSTLVSLEYSNGWDPLADGRSGVGFSHEVSPSLRFNMEEVESATQYFSELNLLGKKNSKSKGGAGSSFAATYRGTLRDGTPVVVTRLGKTCCKQEEAEFLKGLKLLAELQHDNIVGLRGFCCSRARGECFLVHDFVPNGSLSHFLDVAGEDGGGGALGHGGRVLEWSTRVSIIKGIAKGIGYLHSTRANKPPLVHQNISADKVLVDYTYKPLISGSGLHKLLVDDLVFSTLKASAAMGYLAPEYTTVGRFSEKSDVYAFGVIVFQILAGKSKTMQLPFESGNVHDLIDGNMKGCYSATEAAKLAKIALVCTSENPEQRPNMEELLQELDTL; encoded by the exons ATGGCCTCCGCCCGCCTCGTAGCCCTCGCGGCATTGGCAGTCGTGTGCCGCTCTCTGCTGGGCCTGGCCTCCGCGGCGGACGACGGAGAGGTGCGGGCGCTGCTGGAGCTCAAGGCGGCGCTGGACCCGACGGGGCGCCTGCTGCCGTCGTGGGCGCCCGGGCGGGACCCTTGTGCCCGGGGCGGGTTCGAGGGCGTTGCGTGCGACGGCAGCGGCGCCGTCGCCAACGTCTCGCTGCAGGGGAAGGGCCTGGCCGGGACGCTCTCCCCGGCCGTCGCCGGCCTCCGCGCGCTCACCGGCCTATACCTCCACTACAACGCGCTCCGCGGCGGCGTGCCCCGGGAGCTCGCCAGGCTCACACGGCTCACCGATGTCTACCTCAACGTCAACAACTTGTCCGGGCCCATCCCGGCCGAGATCGGCGCCATGGCCTCGCTGCAAG TGCTGCAGCTGTGCTACAATCAGCTGACCGGGAGCATCCCCACGCAGCTGGGGCTACCGAACAGGCTCACCGTGTTGGCTCTGCAGTCCAACCACCTGAACGGCGCCATCCCTGCCAGCCTCGGCGACCTGCCGGAGCTGAGGCGGCTGGACTTGAGCTTCAACCACCTCTTCGGCTCCATCCCAGTGAGGCTGGCCAGGCTGCCTCAGCTCGCCGCTCTCGATGTTAGGAACAACTCGCTCACCGGCAGCGTGCCCTCCG AACTGGCCAAGCTGGAGGGTGGATTCCAGTACGGGAACAACAGTGATCTGTGCGGCACCGGGCTCCCCGATCTCCGTCCGTGCACTCCGGCGGACCTCATCGACCCCGACAGGCCCCAGCCGTTCAGCGCTGGTATCGCGCCGCAGATCACGCCGGACGGGGCCCGCGGGCATTGCAGCGGCACCCACTGCCCCCCTTCCACCAAGGCGCTCGCGGCCGTCGTCGTTGTAGCGGTGATCCTTCTGGCGGCGACAGCGGCCGGTCTCTTGGCCTTCTCGTGGCACAGGTGGCGCAAGCAGAGGACGGCCGCAGGCGCACCTCCGATGACCACCGTGGGCGGCCGGTGCAGCACCGAGGGCGAGGCGAACAAGGAATCGTTCTGCAAGAGCGCGTCGTCAACGCTGGTGAGTCTGGAGTACTCCAACGGCTGGGACCCGCTGGCCGACGGGCGGAGCGGCGTCGGGTTCTCGCATGAGGTGTCCCCGAGCCTCCGGTTCAACATGGAGGAGGTGGAGTCGGCGACGCAGTACTTCTCGGAGCTGAATCTCCTGGGAAAGAAAAATTCCAAGTCCAAGGGTGGCGCCGGAAGCAGCTTCGCGGCCACGTACAGGGGCACGCTGCGCGACGGCACGCCCGTCGTGGTCACCCGGCTGGGCAAGACCTGCTGCaagcaggaggaggcggagtTCCTCAAGGGCCTCAAGCTGCTCGCCGAGCTCCAGCACGACAACATCGTGGGGCTGAGAGGGTTCTGCTGCTCCAGGGCCAGGGGAGAGTGCTTCCTGGTGCACGACTTCGTGCCCAACGGGAGCCTGTCACACTTCTTGGACGTTGCAGGagaagacggcggcggcggtgctctcGGCCATGGCGGGCGCGTCCTTGAATGGTCCACGAGGGTGTCCATCATCAAGGGCATTGCTAAAG GAATTGGATATCTGCACAGTACTAGAGCAAACAAGCCCCCTCTGGTTCACCAAAACATATCGGCGGACAAAGTTCTGGTGGATTACACCTACAAGCCCCTGATTTCTGGTTCCGGCCTGCACAAGCTCCTTGTGGACGACCTGGTCTTCTCGACCCTCAAGGCTAGCGCCGCCATGGGGTACCTTGCCCCTGAGTACACCACCGTCGGCCGGTTCTCGGAGAAGAGCGATGTTTATGCTTTCGGGGTAATTGTGTTTCAGATACTGGCGGGTAAAAGTAAAACGATGCAGCTGCCCTTCGAGTCAGGAAACGTCCATGACCTCATCGATGGCAACATGAAAGGATGTTACTCGGCAACCGAAGCGGCTAAACTGGCAAAGATTGCATTGGTCTGCACCAGTGAAAACCCTGAGCAAAGACCCAACATGGAAGAGCTGCTTCAAGAATTGGACACCTTGTGA
- the LOC141042903 gene encoding uncharacterized protein codes for MNFPDVLSQRAQDLAPLPRLFTDGDRRDHRRRQRRLAIAEMNVEAMVVWCERFLQDIVDERQFYKQRRTEREARRMEQAAYREDKRARKQAAQLNLKLGEASSWDSEDERYADAYIQMSKEDITESESKNDE; via the coding sequence ATGAATTTTCCCGACGTGTTGAGCCAGCGGGCGCAGGATCTCGCGCCTCTCCCGCGGCTTTTCACCGACGGGGATCGTCGTGACCACCGGAGGCGGCAGCGTCGCCTCGCCATCGCCGAGATGAACGTGGAAGCCATGGTGGTGTGGTGCGAACGCTTCCTGCAGGACATCGTCGACGAGCGCCAGTTCTACAAGCAAAGGAGGACGGAGAGGGAGGCGAGAAGGATGGAGCAAGCCGCCTATCGGGAGGACAAGCGTGCGCGGAAGCAGGCCGCTCAATTGAACCTGAAGCTAGGAGAAGCGTCGTCCTGGGACTCCGAGGACGAGCGGTATGCTGACGCCTACATTCAGATGTCGAAGGAGGACATTACCGAGTCGGAGTCGAAAAACGACGAGTAG